In Pseudomonas alcaliphila JAB1, a single window of DNA contains:
- a CDS encoding catechol 2,3-dioxygenase, giving the protein MNKGIMRPGHVQLRVLDMSKALEHYVELLGLIEMDRDDQGRVYLKAWTEVDKFSVVLREADEPGMDFMGFKVVDEDALRQLERDLTAYGCAVEQLPAGELNSCGRRVRFQAPSGHHFELYADKEYTGKWGVNEVNPEAWPRDLKGMAAVRFDHCLLYGDELPATYDLFTKVLGFYLAEQVLDENGTRVAQFLSLSTKAHDVAFIHHPEKGRLHHVSFHLETWEDVLRAADLISMTDTSIDIGPTRHGLTHGKTIYFFDPSGNRSEVFCGGNYSYPDHKPVTWLAKDLGKAIFYHDRVLNERFMTVLT; this is encoded by the coding sequence ATGAACAAAGGTATAATGCGCCCCGGCCATGTGCAGCTGCGTGTACTGGACATGAGCAAGGCCCTGGAACACTACGTCGAGTTGCTGGGCCTGATCGAGATGGACCGTGACGATCAGGGCCGTGTCTATCTCAAGGCTTGGACCGAAGTTGACAAATTCTCCGTGGTGCTACGCGAAGCCGACGAACCTGGTATGGATTTTATGGGTTTCAAGGTTGTGGATGAGGATGCTCTCCGGCAACTGGAGCGGGATCTGACGGCATATGGCTGTGCCGTTGAGCAGCTACCCGCAGGTGAACTGAACAGTTGTGGCCGGCGCGTGCGCTTCCAGGCACCCTCCGGGCATCACTTCGAGTTGTATGCAGACAAGGAATATACTGGAAAGTGGGGTGTGAATGAGGTCAATCCCGAGGCATGGCCGCGCGATCTGAAAGGCATGGCGGCTGTGCGTTTCGATCATTGCCTACTGTATGGCGACGAATTGCCGGCGACCTATGACCTGTTCACCAAGGTGCTCGGCTTCTATCTGGCCGAACAGGTGCTGGACGAAAATGGCACGCGCGTCGCCCAGTTCCTCAGTCTGTCGACCAAGGCCCACGACGTGGCCTTCATTCACCATCCGGAAAAAGGCCGCCTCCATCATGTGTCCTTTCACCTCGAAACCTGGGAAGACGTGCTTCGCGCCGCCGACCTGATCTCCATGACCGACACCTCGATCGACATCGGCCCGACCCGTCATGGCCTGACCCACGGCAAGACCATCTACTTCTTCGACCCGTCCGGTAACCGCAGCGAGGTGTTCTGCGGCGGCAACTACAGCTATCCGGATCACAAGCCGGTGACCTGGCTGGCTAAGGACCTGGGCAAGGCGATCTTCTATCACGACCGTGTGCTCAACGAACGATTCATGACCGTGCTGACCTGA